In Tenebrio molitor chromosome 6, icTenMoli1.1, whole genome shotgun sequence, one genomic interval encodes:
- the LOC138133577 gene encoding thioredoxin reductase 1, mitochondrial-like, producing the protein MACLFSPSAIFHYMNKLKHPATILQNIWNQGGRSFTAQSTPHYDLLVIGGGSGGFAAAKEASELGAKVAVLDYVTPSPRGTKWGLGGTCVNVGCIPKKLMHQAALLGEAIHDARSYGFQLPQPEHIRHNWHSLREAVQNHIKSVNWVTRVELREKRVEYINALGSFKDPYTIQAKIKEKSFNLTAKNFLIAVGGRPRYPRIPGALEYGITSDDIFSLESSPGKTLVVGAGYIGLECAGFLRGLGCNVSVMVRSIVLRGFDQQMAKLISESMEERGIRFLRKCLPRRIEKLPGNALLITWTNDNGQECCEQFDTVLFAIGRRALTRELGLDKAGVLLMGEGDKIYTINEQTNVPHIFAVGDVLYKKPELTPVAVHAGKLLARRLFAKSTLQMDYENVATTVFTPLEYGCVGLSEEAAIRRFGEENVEIYHAYYKPTEFFIPQRSIAHCYLKVVAKRDGQQQVLGMHFIGPQAGEVIQGFATAIKCNLTVNNLKSTVGIHPALAEEFTRINITKRSGKDPFPASCCS; encoded by the coding sequence ATGGCGTGTTTATTTAGCCCCAGTGCCATTTTTCATTACATGAACAAGCTCAAACATCCCGCAACAATACTACAAAATATATGGAATCAAGGAGGTCGCAGCTTTACTGCACAAAGTACCCCCCACTACGACCTACTTGTGATCGGGGGTGGATCTGGAGGATTCGCTGCTGCCAAAGAAGCATCCGAACTGGGGGCTAAAGTAGCTGTTCTTGATTACGTCACGCCATCACCAAGGGGAACCAAATGGGGTCTAGGAGGAACTTGCGTCAACGTCGGCTGCATCCCTAAGAAATTGATGCATCAAGCTGCACTGTTGGGCGAAGCAATACACGATGCGCGAAGTTATGGTTTCCAACTGCCTCAACCGGAACATATTAGACACAACTGGCACTCTTTGCGGGAAGCGGTTCAGAATCACATCAAATCGGTAAACTGGGTAACCAGAGTGGAACTGAGGGAGAAGCGTGTCGAGTATATCAACGCTTTGGGGTCGTTCAAGGACCCCTACACGATTCAAGCcaaaataaaagagaaatcGTTCAATTTGACAGCGAAAAATTTTCTGATCGCGGTAGGGGGACGGCCTAGGTACCCCAGAATACCAGGCGCGCTGGAATACGGTATCACTAGTGATGACATCTTCAGTCTGGAGAGTTCTCCCGGTAAGACGTTGGTAGTGGGGGCTGGATACATCGGTTTGGAGTGTGCCGGTTTTTTGAGAGGTTTGGGCTGCAACGTGAGTGTGATGGTCAGATCTATTGTTCTTCGAGGTTTCGACCAACAGATGGCCAAGCTTATTTCTGAATCTATGGAAGAACGAGGAATCAGGTTTCTTCGCAAGTGTCTTCCGAGAAGGATAGAGAAGTTGCCCGGGAATGCTCTACTGATCACTTGGACCAACGACAACGGGCAAGAATGTTGCGAACAGTTCGACACGGTGCTTTTCGCCATCGGAAGAAGAGCTCTCACTCGCGAACTGGGTCTGGATAAGGCGGGAGTGCTTCTGATGGGGGAAGGTGACAAGATCTACACCATCAACGAGCAGACCAACGTACCGCACATCTTCGCAGTGGGAGATGTGCTCTACAAGAAGCCCGAATTGACTCCGGTGGCCGTTCACGCGGGCAAATTACTGGCGAGAAGATTGTTCGCAAAGAGTACGCTACAAATGGACTACGAAAATGTGGCCACCACCGTGTTCACGCCCTTGGAATACGGTTGTGTGGGTTTGAGTGAAGAGGCGGCGATACGGAGATTTGGGGAGGAGAACGTGGAGATTTATCACGCTTATTATAAACCTACAGAATTTTTTATACCTCAAAGATCCATAGCTCATTGCTATTTAAAGGTTGTTGCTAAACGAGACGGTCAACAGCAGGTGTTGGGAATGCATTTCATTGGACCACAAGCCGGTGAAGTTATACAGGGATTCGCTACCGccattaaatgtaatttgaCTGTAAATAATTTGAAGAGTACAGTAGGCATTCATCCCGCGCTTGCCGAAGAATTTACTAGGATTAATATCACGAAACGGTCGGGAAAAGATCCGTTCCCAGCTTCATGTTGTAGTTAA